One part of the Thermodesulfovibrio sp. 3462-1 genome encodes these proteins:
- the mazG gene encoding nucleoside triphosphate pyrophosphohydrolase, whose amino-acid sequence MSEKFDELVKIIEILRSEKGCPWDRVQTHDTLKRYLLEEAYELIEAIENKDSKAMKEELGDLLLQIVFHSEIAKQNSNFDINDVIQTIIQKMIRRHPHVFAEADFKTPEEVLAQWDERKKEEGKLHESILDGIPLALPALLRAYKIQSRVSKVGFDWDNAQGVVEKIKEEVKEVEEAIACQEKNRIEEEIGDLLFSIVNLARFLKIDPEAALRKTNRKFEKRFKKLEKIAKQKGKNLKDMTLQEMDSLWNEIKKTT is encoded by the coding sequence TTGAGTGAAAAATTTGATGAACTTGTCAAAATAATAGAAATTCTTCGCTCTGAAAAAGGCTGCCCCTGGGATAGGGTTCAAACCCATGATACTTTAAAACGATATCTTCTTGAAGAAGCCTATGAGCTTATTGAAGCAATTGAAAACAAAGATTCAAAAGCAATGAAAGAAGAACTTGGAGATTTACTCCTTCAGATTGTTTTTCACAGTGAGATAGCAAAACAAAATAGTAATTTTGACATAAATGATGTAATACAGACAATCATTCAGAAAATGATAAGAAGGCATCCTCATGTGTTTGCAGAGGCTGATTTCAAAACTCCAGAAGAAGTTCTTGCCCAATGGGATGAAAGAAAAAAGGAAGAGGGAAAGCTTCATGAATCAATTCTTGATGGAATTCCTCTTGCATTGCCAGCACTGCTGAGAGCATATAAAATTCAGTCAAGAGTTTCAAAGGTTGGATTTGATTGGGATAATGCTCAGGGAGTAGTTGAAAAAATTAAAGAGGAAGTTAAAGAAGTTGAAGAAGCAATTGCTTGTCAAGAAAAAAACAGAATAGAAGAAGAAATTGGAGATTTGCTTTTCAGTATTGTTAATCTCGCCCGTTTTCTTAAAATTGACCCCGAAGCTGCTTTAAGAAAAACAAACAGAAAATTTGAGAAAAGATTTAAAAAACTTGAAAAAATTGCCAAGCAAAAGGGCAAAAATCTAAAAGACATGACTCTTCAGGAAATGGATAGTCTTTGGAATGAAATAAAGAAAACTACTTAA
- a CDS encoding AAA family ATPase, which translates to MSYFIVFAGKGGVGKSTLAAFTVKYLSKKKLGPVLVVDADPNYCLPELLGVEVRETVASVRENALKNKPEGMSLDEWLEIQINKVVEEAKGFDLLVMGRPEGSGCYCAVNNVLKRILQEIAQHYRYIVVDNEAGMEHISRGILSKIDLLFIVSTFTKTGIQAALRINELIKELNITPKKKVLIINMAFREFEESEEKELLKHFDSIYYVFFDKDFLKLSEKGRNVFSLCGDEAVWVNFYWILEKTIE; encoded by the coding sequence ATGAGTTATTTTATAGTTTTTGCTGGAAAAGGTGGAGTAGGAAAAAGCACTCTTGCTGCCTTCACAGTAAAGTATCTTTCAAAGAAAAAACTTGGACCTGTTTTAGTGGTTGATGCGGATCCTAATTATTGTCTTCCAGAACTTTTAGGAGTTGAAGTCAGGGAAACAGTAGCCTCAGTAAGAGAAAATGCATTGAAAAACAAGCCTGAAGGAATGAGTCTTGATGAGTGGCTTGAAATTCAAATAAACAAAGTTGTTGAAGAAGCAAAGGGTTTTGACCTTTTAGTTATGGGAAGACCTGAAGGAAGTGGATGTTATTGCGCGGTTAACAATGTTTTAAAAAGAATTCTTCAGGAAATTGCACAACATTACAGATACATTGTTGTTGATAATGAGGCTGGAATGGAACACATAAGCAGGGGCATTTTAAGTAAAATTGATCTTTTATTTATAGTAAGCACTTTTACTAAAACTGGTATCCAGGCTGCTTTAAGAATAAATGAATTGATTAAAGAGCTTAATATAACTCCAAAAAAGAAAGTTTTAATTATAAACATGGCTTTCAGAGAGTTTGAAGAATCTGAAGAAAAAGAGCTTTTAAAACACTTTGATAGCATCTACTATGTTTTCTTTGATAAAGATTTCCTTAAACTCAGCGAAAAAGGTAGAAATGTCTTCAGTCTTTGTGGAGATGAGGCAGTATGGGTAAATTTTTACTGGATTTTGGAGAAAACAATTGAGTGA
- a CDS encoding HAD-IA family hydrolase: MIELIIFDLDGTLVDSCEDITQALNYCLEKSRISGFSKEEVKKMVGEGVNRLIEKALDAKKICLPVQELIECFVKYYKEHITDFSKVYPEVHATLTQLKNIKKAVISNKLTELTVKTLESLGLLQYFDFVAGSDLFPERKPSPKPIIETIKKFNTTTDKTLIVGDSELDIIAGKQAGVRTVAVTYGYREREILKEADFIIDKFSDLLKIVREL; encoded by the coding sequence ATGATTGAGCTTATTATTTTTGACTTAGATGGCACATTAGTGGACTCCTGTGAGGACATAACGCAGGCATTGAATTATTGTCTTGAAAAATCAAGAATTTCAGGATTTTCAAAGGAGGAAGTAAAAAAAATGGTTGGAGAAGGTGTTAACCGTCTTATAGAAAAAGCTCTGGATGCAAAAAAAATCTGTCTTCCAGTTCAAGAATTGATAGAATGTTTTGTGAAATACTATAAAGAACACATAACAGACTTTTCAAAAGTTTATCCTGAAGTCCATGCAACTCTTACACAGTTAAAAAATATTAAAAAAGCTGTAATTTCAAATAAACTAACTGAACTCACTGTTAAAACACTTGAAAGTCTTGGCCTTTTACAGTATTTTGATTTTGTAGCTGGAAGCGACCTTTTTCCTGAAAGAAAACCTTCTCCGAAACCAATTATTGAAACAATAAAAAAATTCAATACCACTACGGATAAAACATTAATTGTTGGAGACAGTGAACTTGACATTATAGCAGGAAAACAGGCAGGAGTTAGGACAGTGGCGGTTACATACGGATATAGGGAAAGAGAAATTTTAAAAGAGGCTGATTTTATAATTGATAAATTCAGCGATTTATTAAAAATTGTGAGAGAGCTATGA
- a CDS encoding type IV pilus twitching motility protein PilT, which produces MARIDAFFKLMLENKASDLHLVAGSQPVLRIHGELVRVQYKVLDNQELRSLLYEITPEEKIKVFEETGDLDFAHEIPGVARFRVNYFMHKEGIGAAFRHIPNEIKTIDQLGLPQVLKRFAMLKKGIVLVTGPTGSGKSTTLAAIIDYANTNRKERIITIEDPIEFIHPNKGCVISYREVGTHTESFAKALRAALREDPDIILVGEMRDIETIQLALEAAATGHFVLSTLHTSSAIKTVDRIIDVFPPEQQAQVRTSLSESLQAVVAQTLLRRADGRGRVAACEILINTYAVGNLIREGKTHQILSIMQTSKSLGMQTMDDALLQLLQEGKITAEDAYERATDKQKFARFLKEVPQEGIG; this is translated from the coding sequence ATGGCTCGCATTGATGCTTTTTTCAAATTAATGCTTGAAAACAAAGCAAGTGACCTTCACCTTGTTGCTGGAAGCCAGCCTGTATTAAGAATTCATGGAGAACTTGTGAGGGTTCAGTATAAGGTTCTTGATAATCAGGAACTGAGGTCTCTTCTTTATGAAATCACACCAGAGGAAAAAATCAAAGTATTTGAAGAAACAGGTGATCTTGATTTTGCTCATGAAATCCCTGGTGTTGCTCGTTTTCGTGTGAACTACTTCATGCATAAAGAAGGAATTGGTGCAGCCTTCAGGCATATTCCCAATGAAATAAAAACAATTGATCAACTTGGTTTGCCACAGGTGCTAAAGCGCTTTGCAATGCTTAAGAAAGGAATTGTTCTTGTTACAGGACCTACAGGTTCTGGAAAATCAACAACCTTGGCTGCAATAATTGATTATGCAAATACTAATAGAAAAGAAAGAATAATCACCATTGAAGACCCAATTGAATTTATTCATCCCAACAAAGGATGTGTCATATCTTACAGAGAAGTGGGAACTCATACAGAGTCCTTTGCAAAAGCTCTGAGAGCAGCACTTAGAGAAGACCCTGATATAATTCTTGTGGGTGAAATGCGTGATATTGAGACAATTCAGCTTGCCCTTGAGGCTGCTGCAACTGGTCATTTTGTTCTGAGCACCCTTCATACATCATCGGCAATAAAAACAGTTGATAGAATTATTGATGTCTTCCCTCCTGAGCAGCAGGCACAGGTAAGAACATCACTGAGTGAGTCTTTACAGGCAGTTGTTGCTCAAACTCTTTTAAGAAGAGCTGATGGCCGTGGAAGAGTCGCAGCCTGTGAGATTTTGATTAATACCTATGCTGTTGGAAATCTTATAAGAGAGGGAAAAACTCACCAGATACTTTCAATTATGCAGACAAGTAAAAGCCTAGGTATGCAGACAATGGACGATGCTTTACTACAACTTCTTCAGGAAGGTAAAATCACTGCAGAAGATGCCTATGAAAGGGCAACAGACAAACAAAAGTTTGCAAGATTTCTTAAGGAAGTTCCTCAGGAAGGTATTGGATGA
- a CDS encoding PilT/PilU family type 4a pilus ATPase codes for MRKQELDWILDQICESYPELSDIVFTVGRPFQVLQWGELKPVYLQNVPIQFLTAFHTERIALALMNNQKRLIENLLKEGYCDTSYAIAKARFRVNIFSQRGNYAAVLRKLPMKIPTVEELKLPPIVKEIVNERMGLVLVTGATGSGKSSTLAAMLEIINETRACHVITLEDPVEFVHQHKKSTFNQRELGIDFHNFADGLRAALRQAPHVILVGEIRDRETLEIAMQAAETGHLVLGTLHTTDAGQTIGRMIGMFPPQDENYIRLRVADTLKWVVSQRLLPKIGGGRIIATEVMRKNLRIRELIINGETAEKTFYDVIATSGAVGMHTFDQSILELYRHGLITEETAVAYASRRSYVIMEIDKMKAARGEKTTDIEGLKLDIDYGKKVKG; via the coding sequence ATGAGGAAACAGGAGCTTGACTGGATACTTGATCAAATCTGTGAAAGCTATCCTGAACTTTCAGATATTGTCTTTACAGTTGGAAGGCCCTTTCAGGTGCTTCAGTGGGGTGAATTAAAACCTGTTTATCTTCAAAATGTGCCTATTCAGTTTTTAACCGCCTTTCATACAGAAAGAATAGCTCTTGCATTAATGAATAATCAAAAAAGACTTATTGAAAATCTTCTTAAAGAGGGCTACTGTGATACAAGTTATGCTATAGCAAAAGCAAGATTCAGGGTTAATATTTTTTCTCAAAGAGGCAATTACGCAGCTGTTTTAAGAAAGCTTCCAATGAAAATACCAACAGTTGAGGAATTGAAGCTTCCTCCTATTGTAAAAGAGATTGTAAACGAAAGAATGGGGCTTGTTTTGGTTACAGGAGCAACAGGTTCTGGTAAATCCTCCACTCTTGCAGCAATGCTGGAGATAATCAATGAAACAAGAGCATGCCATGTAATAACTCTTGAAGATCCCGTTGAATTTGTTCATCAGCATAAAAAATCCACCTTCAATCAGAGGGAGCTTGGCATAGATTTTCATAACTTTGCAGACGGACTCAGAGCTGCACTCAGGCAGGCTCCTCATGTAATACTTGTTGGAGAAATTAGAGACAGAGAAACTCTTGAAATTGCAATGCAGGCAGCAGAGACAGGGCATCTTGTGCTTGGCACACTTCATACAACTGATGCAGGACAGACAATCGGAAGAATGATTGGAATGTTTCCGCCACAGGATGAAAACTACATAAGATTGAGGGTTGCAGATACTCTTAAATGGGTTGTTAGCCAGAGGCTTCTTCCAAAAATTGGTGGAGGAAGAATAATAGCCACTGAAGTTATGCGCAAAAATCTCAGAATAAGAGAGTTGATTATAAATGGTGAGACTGCTGAGAAAACCTTTTATGATGTTATTGCTACAAGCGGAGCAGTTGGTATGCATACTTTTGATCAGTCTATTCTTGAACTCTACAGACATGGATTAATTACAGAGGAAACTGCAGTAGCCTATGCATCAAGAAGATCATATGTAATTATGGAAATTGATAAAATGAAAGCAGCACGTGGAGAAAAAACAACAGATATAGAAGGATTAAAACTTGACATTGATTATGGCAAAAAAGTAAAGGGATAA
- a CDS encoding Slp family lipoprotein: MISKNFLDCELYTKGRLLTVVGKFKGLKEGKIDTMPYTFPLIEAQATYLWKKRYKPYWHPSLWLWYGSPPWYFEYGPGWW, encoded by the coding sequence GTGATTTCAAAAAATTTTCTTGACTGTGAACTCTATACAAAAGGAAGACTGTTGACAGTTGTTGGGAAATTTAAAGGGTTAAAAGAAGGGAAAATTGATACAATGCCTTATACTTTTCCTCTTATTGAGGCTCAGGCAACATATTTATGGAAAAAAAGATATAAACCTTACTGGCATCCTTCTTTATGGTTGTGGTATGGCTCACCTCCATGGTATTTTGAATATGGACCTGGATGGTGGTAA